Within the Acinonyx jubatus isolate Ajub_Pintada_27869175 chromosome E4, VMU_Ajub_asm_v1.0, whole genome shotgun sequence genome, the region CGCCTTCTcaatttctcattctctttttcctttatatataatatatgtatttatatacatacactataTATGCGTTTTTGTATGTATTGTGCACATATGTACGCAAAAAGTTGTGGAAGTTGTCCTAATATCTCCTATTTTCTTTGCATGTGAAGACTTTCAGTTTCCCAGACTCATTATTATGAGATTTTTTCAGTGTGTTTCAACGTCCCTCTATGGATTTAGGACATTGCACCTGCCAATTTCTATTCCAGAGACGGATTCGATTGttacatttctgtggttttatCTCTCAGGAAGGTGTTTTCCAAATGACTTCCAGAAATATATTTGAGGATAGCTATGCTTTTGTTcatattgttgtttttttcaccCAGAATAACTCTGACCTTTATATTCATGCCCAGATGCTATTtgaacagttatttattttgtcttctctgtATCTGTGGTTGTAAACATCTCACTTCCTCAACATTTAAAGAACCAGTTATCCTCACCAGTAAAAGGAGGAGGAAGCCTAGGGAAGTTTTTGCCGGCCTAACCAGCTTGTTTTAAACTCAACATGAGGGATGAGAGGCAATGTGATTGGGTGGGAATAGTGTTGGCTTTAGAATCAGATATATCAGAGTTCAAGTTCTAGGTGACCATGTAACTTATTATCCAAATCAGGACACTTCGGAGAGTGAAAGAGGTCAGTATGAATAATTTATAggtaacacatatttatttaggtATTATAGGTAACACAATTTATCTGTAATACATATATCCTGGAACCATTAACTAACCAGGTATTCTTGAGCTAGTTATTAAAATCTCTGTGTTTCAGCTGCCTTATCTCTCAAAAGGGGCTACTAATACCCTCCTGGTAACAGTTTCATAAACATTAGAGATAACATATGACTGAGTGTCCAGCACAGAGATAcagagatgctcaataaatgtcaactaGTCATCATTTTAGCTGCAGCCTCAGTTGAGCTGTGGCCGCTCTCCGCACCACAACTCCCCAACCCCACTACTGCCCGAATATCACCCTCTTTATGCAAAGCCATTACCTTTGCCTCATTTTCAAAAGTGTATTTATCTTCTCAGTCTGGTGAAGAATGAAGTGGCATGATCAAGGTCACATCAGAGATCAGGCAAAGATCACCTGGACCCATTGCTAACCATCATCCCCAACCTTTTCCAATTGATAAAATTCTCCCTGACCAAATGGCTTTGTCCTCCTCATTAGACCCCTTCCTTTCTGTAAAGTGGTTTGGCCATGTTTACCCTAGTATtgtataattttagatttaccaAGCTGTGCAGGGAGATGTGGGGAAGGGTATTCTAGAGATGCCACCTGCAACTGTGATTATAACTGTCAACACTACATGGAGTGCTGCCCTGATTTCAAGAAAGTCTGCACTGTGGGTAAGTCCTGACAGCTAGTGTCTCCCCTGCCAAGCAGCACTGTTCTGTGAGTCCCCTTGCAGCCCCTTCCAGTGCTGTTTCCACACTACTGCGCTTCTTTTTGCTTAAATGCCTTTCCCTTCCTTGCATAAATGTTGCAGCGTGCTGTACCTAAGGATGGTGTCAAAGCTCATGACtcttgggggagggaagaggaggggagcctgggactCTGACAGGTGCACAAGGTTATTGACTAGTCCAAGTAAAATATCTTGTTGTAAATAGAGAATGCTGTGACTCAGGAGTCATCAAGTAAATAGTAATGAGTACTATTCACTTACCAATCAGAGATATAACTGCTTAGTGATGGGGTTCTTCCATAGCTTCATCAAAAGAATCCATGGATATAAAATAATCTTATCTACTGTTTGACTGTTTGATATAAACATGTTTCTAAATTGTCTGAAAAAAGTCACTTTAAGTACGAAGCATTAGTGTCTTATGAGGAATGTCAGTTAAAACccaaaggttttaaattttaaatgatgggTGGTATTTCACCTGAATGCATTTTTAGATCATTTTGTTAACACGGGCATTTCATATCCAATTTatgaaaattatcattaaaagtGGTTCAAAGTTATGTTTACTTTAGAATTTGTATGTGAAGTTGATAAATATACTGCTGTACAATTATGTGTTGTTGAAGGTGATAATTTCAAAGAGGCTTTGGTAAAGTTATTGTGTCTCTAACCAAGGCTTATTTTGAAATGAGCAAGTATAATCCATGCCACGGGATTAGGCTGAAATCTTTCAACGCCACATGTTGCCCAGTTCATCATAATAAAAGTCTCTGCATTATAAATGATTTCTGAGCCTAAACAGTGACCCATCTATATTATGCCAGCTCTTTGGAATATTGTAGGATCTGAACATTCACTTAAAAAGCATCTATTACAAAGCAGTGGTGTGACATGGAGAGGATGGGGGGATTTCATATGAAGGGTTCCCACTTTTCCATTGTCCGTATGTGAAATGATTCAGCACTGGGGTGTCTCTTAGAGTCTTGAAAGGCAAGAGAAGCTTCCCTGAGGCACCATATTTCCTTCCTGACTTCTCCACTTAGAAAActgtgtattttccaaatttcaaataaaagacTCAGAAATGCACTTTTGGAACTCTAGGCAGCTATAAGGTGGGAAATGGCTATCAGTACATGGGTGTGGCTGCATAATCAGTaatctatgttttgttttgctctggaTAGAGCTTTCCTGTAAAGGCCGCTGCTTCGAGTCCTTTGCAAGAGGGAGGGAGTGCGACTGTGACTCGGAATGTAAGAAGTATGGCAAGTGCTGTTCCGATTATGAGAATTTTTGTGGAAAAGGTAAGCATCGTGGTATCAGTCAGCGCCTCTCAGTACAGCCCGATCTATGCACCTACCTTAGCTTTGCTGATAATGTCCAATATGCACTCCACCCAAGGACTTGATTTTACTAGCACAAGCCATTTCATATTAATTTTGCTTCACCAAGATGAATTGATGAAGGAAAGCCTCTTCCAACAGCACTGCCTGGTTCTGCCAGTCTCCAGGAGCTCCAGAGATCGCTGGTTGAGGAATAGAGAGAACAGGGGCTGAGTGCACATACTTTTTCCTCAGGTGTGGTTCAATTTCAGGTGCAATTAACAGTAACCAGCTCATTCCAGGATTTCTTGTTTCACCCTAACAGTGCTGACCCCACAAAGTCAGCAGTCCTTTGAGTTAGCTGTGCTTTTGGCTTCAGAGTTTTTGAGTGTATATTGAAGGACAGAATGACACAGCTTCTCTAAACTAGTAAATTTAGGAGTTTGATTAAAGACACTAAAGTTATAGGCAAACCTACCGAGAAGTTGTCAACTGTCTGTTGTATGTCCCTTCTCATCTCTGGAGCCCATGGTCATCTCTATCTAAATCCCTGTGTGTGACAGAGTCAATAAAAAGGGATATTGCTCCATTTTAAAATCCTCCTCTCTGGTTATAGGTCCTGGAGAACTAATCTGAGAGTATAATAAAACTTCAGATTTtccaaaacagtttaaaaaagacttaaataatgAATTCCTTTCTTTACCAAATGTTTATTCTTAAATTATACTTTGTTGAAACAATGATATTTGTGAaggtaaaagtgaaaataagcatTGCTTGCATAATCTTATTCTATTTAAACAAGACTGTACGTCCTGCTTCTTTTGAACAGTGGAGAAATAAGGTAAAAAACTGTTTATCAGCATAGTTGAGGGATATTTCTTAACTGGTCAATGTTTTCATTGGAAAGCAGTCCAAAAATGATGGAGACAACACCCTCATAATCAAAAACTGAGTGTGGAGTTCCTGCAGCTTTCAGAAGGACCCATGATGAAggatacatatttattcattgcCCTGATAATGGTTTTGGCtgtgaaacaaaaaagaatttattttggaTGGAAGATGAGTGGGAAGGAAGGTTGGGTAGAGAGTGATGAAGCATTGAAAGAACGTGCTAAAGACCATACTACCGGGTGCTGGGTCAGATTACTTGAGGTTTAAGTAggactcaacaacaacaaatttgaTGAAGGTCATGCTTCATTTACAGAATTCACAAAGATAGTCAGGGTCTCAAGTGAAAATAATGGAACCACCCAGAGcttcaatacttcattttttacaAATAACAACTGAACCATCATACGACACACCTCTTAGTTGTTTCGGGATTGCTATAGACACGGCTGGTAGGCATCTATACATTTCAAAATCATAGCGTTTCAAGCGCTGAAAAAATGTGGGTGAAAAAACAGTCCAAGAGGTTGTTTGGCTCAAGATTATGAGCTAGTAGATGGCAGAACTGAGCTGTTtgggggaagacagaggaaggtgTGGGGTGGTCAGCTCACGGATACTGCACGGGCAGGAGTTTCTGGGATGTTTAGTCAGAGCAGCAGGATTTATCACAACTCCCTCTACCCAGAACATCTCGTCCTCTGCTTTCTTATCCTCTAGaagtccctttccttttcttctcgtTCCTAATGATCAAAACACATCCCTTGTCTTCTCTTCTAGACACAGAAAGGGTAGGAGGACGGGTGAGAAAAGGTTTCAAAGATACACACCAAACCATTAACAGTTGTTTAACTTGGGGAAGGGCAACACATTTCGAGAAAAGCATAATGTGAAGGTGTGAACTGTTTACAAGACTAAATATTCATGTACAGCTTTTGtaattagaaagaagaaaggtggattggcatcattttatttaaatgaatatgaaaacaggACAGATGTACttattatatttctctttgtgAGAGCACAAATACCTGTCATTCACATGCAGTAATTATTTTTACCATCATAGAAGATTGGCATAAGGTATGGAGTTgagttgagggtttttttttgttgttgttttgttttgttttaggagagagagagcgagaaagattgggagaatcttaagcaggctctatgcttaatgtggagcctgatgcaggtttcgatcctatgaccctgggatcatgccctgagctgaaatcaagagtcggactctcaactgactgagtcacccaggtgcccctagagtcaGGTATTTTTTAGGCAGAGAAACACCTTCAGAAATCATCTAGAATAAAATCAATACGCAgatctgaaaacaaaattcaagaagGGTTAgttcatttgcccaaggtcacaagggTAGAGATTTGCAGGGCTAGGGCTGGAATTCAGGTTTATATTTTATAGCAATGCTCCTCAGAATTAATCACTTTGTGGTAATTAGTGTTAGGCTAAGGGCCTGCCTACACTGGTTTTCACCAGCCTCTATTCTTGAAGCCAGATGTGTCCATGCCTTTCACAGTTAAGAGTTGCTGATGAACGTCAACAAGATGTTAACTGACTTGTCTCGCTTGGCCTCAGTGCATAATCCCCCATCACCATCTTCAAAGACTGTACCTCCAGCTCCAGGAGCATCTCAAACCATCAAATCAACAACCAAACGTTCACCCAAATCACCAAACAAGAAGAAGACTAAGAAAGTTATAGAATCAGAGGAAATAACAGAAGGTAGGAAGATGACAGATGTAATAAAAGGTTTTGAGATGGACTAAGCTGTAGGTGAACTACTTTTAAAAGACTCTTCATAGAAAAAGGGAATCATATGAGTCATGAAAGGCTTATTACACTTCTTAAAAAGTGTGTTTTAAGTCAAAGTTTAAGCCAAATTATAAACCCTCAGATATTTTTCTTACAACTGAACCCAGCATGGGTGTAGGTTACAATAATCAGAAGACAAAtctcattgggaaaaaaaaagcccagattTTCTGCAGAATAATTTGATTCTGTGAGACATGGGGAATTTGAGAGAAAGTAATATATATTGCTAGTATCTGTGATAAGCTTAGCTACCTGGCTTTTAACTGACAAATTTAAAGAGCAGTTGATCATATTActgataaattaaaaaagcagAACACGGACATTTGCAGAGCAGTCAACAACATTTCTCATTGTATTTGGACTGGCGTTTTTTGCTTTCAATTGCAGTTGGTGTGATCAacctttttatttgatttatagaacattctgtttctgaaaatcaagagtcttcttcctcctcttcctcttcctcttcaactATTCGGAAAGTCAAGTCTTCCAAAAATTCAGCTGCtaataaagaattaaagaagaaaccCAAAGGTTTGAGCATTGATAAAGATCAAAGACTATATCAAtgccatattaaaaataattctctaaaAGCAATGCGTGTTGGTAGAATGGTTTGAGGACATTTCAATACTTGGGGCATGTAtagatttgtaaaaataatttgtaaaaattattttagaagataCTAATGAGAACTTCCTATAGGAAACTAGTGCAGAGCAGCTAAGAAAGCACTCTTAAAACCAAGGATAAGAAGATGCTATAGCAGCAGCTCTGGAAACACAGGATGGCACCGGAGATGattatttatggtttttgattttcattcctGTCTacctatcatttttctttcttctccttcctctgtgttccttgtggtttttgctttcccttttatttttccttattttattttgcacacaTTTATATGCTGCTTTAAGTGTTTTAAAACGTTAATCCATTAAAGTCTCATACACATGTCTGGGAAAGGCAATATTATTAACCACGTTTTACagatcctttttattatttttctaataaattatgTCATatctggctgattttttttttttgtagtagaGACTGTCCCACAGAGTAGGCTATTACCTCctaaaaaaagattccttttgttctgtttttttttaatttcctgaaattCTAAAATACATTCTCTTTCTCCAGGAAATACTGAATTTTGGATACTGGAGTTTCAAAGAACTCTATTTCCTGGGTGGTTGTTATTTCCCCTGAAGCCTTTACTCTGGCAGAATAGCCAAATAGTCTTTGAATCATCCAGAGTCTTGCATACAATGCAAGTGCAATACATGTTAAATGGAACTCCTCTCAGGGATGAGCTCTTGATGTGCTCTTTGGGTAGCTGCTAGGAGAAATCCTGTTCAACAAGGTCTTTGGCTGCCATGGCATCCTAATCCCCTCTCTGTATCCCTGGGCTGCTGAGTTTAGGTgggcagaggaaagggaagagctAACAGCTGTGTGTATGGAAACAGATTAGTAGGGACCGCGGGAGTGACTGGAACAGACTCCTGGGGTGTAGTTGTAGAGGCTTCCGAGGCCAATTGGTACAGTTAATCTTGAAGATGTTGGAACTAGGTTTCCAGAAGGAAGAGTGCAGCGCTCAACAGTGTGAAGTAAAAGGAGTGGAGGAAGTGAGAGGCAAAGAACATTAATATAAAGAGATGAATTCGTGTAGTTGATCATGTTGGTAATTTCAAAGTTGCCACttgtttctatacattaatagTATAGACTTTTACTTGTGCTTTTTCATCCCTTCTCATCAATTCCCTAAAATAGCCCAATCAGATAAGTTAATCATTTCCCATTTTACAACAAATTAATGAATTACAGGTTAGCAATTTGCCTACAGATAAAGCAGTTTGATCAGCTATCAACACAGCTAGCTGGTAAGGACGAGCTCTTTAGGTCATTATGGAAAActattcaaaagtaaaaaatgtgcatattttttttctagtaaaagataacaagaaggaaaaaactcCTAAAAAGAAACCTAACCCTGAACCACCAGTTGTAGATGAAGATGGAAGTGGCCTGGACAATGGTGACGTCAAGCTCACCCCGACTCCTGACATTCCTACCGCCCAACGCAATAAAGTTACCACACCTCCCGAGATTACAACAGTCAAACCGACAAATCCAAAACCCAGTCTTCCACCTAATTCTGATACACCCAAAGAGACATCTTCAACAACGAGTGAGGAGACAGCAGTTGAAACTAAAGAGACTCCTATAACGAATAAACAGACttcaaatagagaaaaagagactACTTCACCTAAAGAGAAACAAAGTGCAGAGAAAACACCTGCTAAAGATTTTATACCCACATCCAAAGCTCCTAGTACATCTACACCAAAAGCTGAAACTACAACCAAATCTCCtgctcccaccaccaccaagaaacCTGTTCCCACTACCCCCAAGAAGCCTGCACCCACCACCAAAGAGcctgcacccaccacccccaagaAGCCTGCACCCACCACCAAAGAGcctgcacccaccacccccaagaAGCCTGCACCCACCACCAAAGAGcctgcacccaccacccccaagaAGCCTGCACCCACGACCAAAGAGCCTGGACCCACCACCCCCAAGAAGCCTGCACCCACCACCAAAGAGcctgcacccaccacccccaagaAGCCTGCACCCACCACCAAAGAGcctgcacccaccacccccaagaAGCCTGCACCCACGACGAAAGAGCCTGCACCCACTACCCCCAAGAAGCCTGCACCCACCACCAAAGAGcctgcacccaccacccccaagaAGCCTGCACCCACGACTAAAGAGCCTGCACCCACTACCCCCAAGAAGCCTGCACCCACCACCAAAGAGCCTACACCTACCAAGGAGTCTGCACCAATGGCCCCTACGGAGcctgcacccaccacccccaagaAGTCTGCTCCCACCACTCCTAAGGAGCCTGCATCCACTACCACCAAAGAACCTCCACCCACAGCCCCCACGGAGCCTGCACTCACCACTCCAAAGGAGCCTACACCCACTGCCCCCAAGGAGGctgcacccaccacccccaacaAGCCTGCTCCTACTACCACCAAGGAACCTGCACCCACAGCCCCCAAGGAGCCTGCACCTACCACCCCCAAGGAACCTGCACCCACAGCCCCCAAGGAGGctgcacccaccacccccaacaAGCCTGCTCCTACTACCACCAAGGAACCTGCACCCACAGCCCCCAAGGAGCCTGCACCTACCACCCCCAAGGAACCTGCACCCACAGCCCCCAAGGAGGctgcacccaccacccccaacaAGCCTGCTCCTACTACCACCAAGGAACCTGCACCCACAGCCCCCAAGGAGCCTGCACCTACCACCCCCAAGGAACCTGCACCCATGGCACCCACGGAGCCTGCACCCACCACTCCCAAGGAACCTGTACCCACAGCCCCCAAGGAACCTGCTCCCAGCATTCCCAAGGAGCCTGCACCCAGAGCCCCCAAGGAACCTGCTCCCAGCATTCCCAAGGAGCTTGCACCCATGGCTCCCGCGGAGCCTGCACCCACCACTCCCAAGGAGCCTGCACCCACAGCCCCCAAGGAACCTGCTCCCAGCATTCCCAAAGAACCTGCACCCACAGCCCCCAAGGAACCTGCTCCGAGCATTCCCAAGGAGCCTGCACCCATGGCCCCCAACAAGCCTGCTCCTATTACCACCAAGGAACCTGCACCCATGGCCCCCACAGAGCCTACACCTACCACCCCCAAGGAGCCTGCACCCACCGCCCCCAAGGAGCCTGAACCCACCACTCCCAAGGAGcctgcacccaccacccccaaggagcctgcacccaccacccccaaggAGCCTGCACCCACCGCTCCCAAGGAGcctgcacccaccacccccaaggagcctgcacccaccacccccaaggAGCCTGCACCCACCACTCCCAAGGAGCCTGCACCCACCACTCCCAAGGAGcctgcacccaccacccccaaggAGCCTGCACCCACCACTCCCAAGGAGcctgcacccaccacccccaaggAGCCTGCACCCACCACTCCCAAGGAGCCTGCACCCACAGCCCCCAAAGAACCTGCTCCCAGCATTCCCAAGGAGCCTGCACCCACAGCCCCCAAAGAACCTGCTCCCAGCATTCCCAAGGAGCCTGCACCCACAGCCCCCAAAGAACCTGCTCCCAGCATTCCGAAGGAGCCTGCACCCACAGTCCCCAAGGAGACtgctcccaccaccaccaaggagCCCATCCCCAAACTTCTCAAGGAGCCCACTCCAGCTTCTCTTGAGACACCTGCTCCAACCAACTCAGAGGGCTCTACTACAACCACCATGGAGCCTCCCACTACTCCCAAAAACCCTGCTGAATCAACTCCTGAGTTTCCCAAAGAACCCACACCAAAGGCTCTTGAAAACAGTCCCAAAGAACCTGTTATACCTGTAACTAAGGCTCCTGGAGTGACCACACCTGAAATCACTACAACAGCTAaagacaaaacaacagaaaaagacatACACATGACACCTGGAATTATGGCCGCTGTACCTACATCAACTCCGACAGAAGAAAAGACCACTGATTCCAAAACAAGAACAACCACACAAGTAACATCAGCCACATCATCCAAAAATACTCCTCAAGCCACAACTCTTGCACCCAAAGTAATGACTACAACAAAAAAGGCAACTACATCTGAAGAGACTATGAATAAACCCGAAGAAACCACAGCTGCGCCAAAAGACAGAGCTAATCCTAAAGTGTCAACTCCTAAATCCCAAAAGCCAACCAAAGCACCAAAAAAGCCCACTTCTACCAAAAAGCCAAACACGATACCTAAAGGGAGAAAACCAAAGACTACACCAACTCCCCCAAGGATGACTACATCGACAGTGCCCAAATTACACCCCACCTCTTCCACAAAAATCATTCTCCAAACTACCACCAGCCCCAACCAAACACCTAACTCAGAAATAGTTGAAGTAAAGCCAAATAAGGATGGAGATGCTGCAGGAGAAAAACCTCACGTGATCCTCAGGCCCCCTGTGTTAACTCCTATATTTATCCCAGGCACGGATATCTTAGTGAGAGGATCCAATCAAGACATTGCCATCAACTCCATGCTTTCAGGTAACAAGCATcagttactttgttttaaaattggtaatgttaaatttatttggaCCAGAATGCCAAGTCAGTATCACTCTATTGAAGTACATTATCTAGAATCCTGAACTTGTTAATTTGTGGAGTTTTACAGCTTCTCCATAGGTAAGCAGAGGAGTAATTGTAGTAAGGTTATTTGGTCTTTGGAAAATCATGTAATAACCTAGTGTGCTAGGAACTTAGTGCATCTGTGTCTATATGTAGACACAGTGTATAGAATGTCAAAAATACTTAAGTGGAAGTCTATCCTTAAAAGAGTATAACGCAAAGCAAAAACCTGCAATATTATTCTTTACCAAACCAAGTCTCAAAGGCAATCTGAACTCAAAAATGGAATTTTGTGTTGGGATCAAATATCCTATAATTATCTAATACATGTAGATAATGGGTAACCTGGCCTATTCCAATTcgtaacttatttttatatattactttttgAATAATGATCACTTTTAAGTAAAACAATTAtgaaatctctctcttctttttcatttttgaaatacacACACCTCCCACTAGTCCCTTCAAAGGCTGAGGAAAAGGTGAACAGAGGAAAACAACACTGTGGGAGGATTTGAAAAGAATGGGAACACTTTTCgcattttcttttatcttggcttaattttttgttttagatgaGACTAATTTATGCAACGGTAAGCCAGTAGATGGGCTGACTGCTTTGCGCAATGGAACATTAGTTGCATTTCGAGGTGAGCTATGCacgtatttctttttctgctcttcaTTTTGTTCTTGGCATTTGGGAGAACCAAAGAAAAGTGGAAGTTTGGGTTAAGCTTTCTGGAGGGAAACTGATTGATGAACGTACCTCACACAGTATTATGAGAACCTGAGAGTAATAACCAAAATGTAAGATTAACAAAATTGGACAtattgggagagacagacaaaaaaagaacttgaagagATACTACTAAGATTTTTCGTTCCATTAGAATGAAAAGGTAGTTCATAGTTTGATTTCGTGTCAAATGAAACATCAGGATTTGTATTACTTGCTctattttacttgaaaataacATCTTGATTGCGATGTTTTCTACAGTGCTACATTGTGTGTGAGTGTAACAGAGCAGCATTTACTTCCTGTTAATTCTCTGCTGTGCCTTCTGCTGGTCCAGTcctcttatattttaattaaatctgACCGGAAACAAATCATAGACTAGCACAGTAGAGGCTAAAGAGATTTTGGCAGTCATTGAATTATAACTCCTTGGTTCTAAAAGgtaaagagatggagagagaagtgACTTTCTGTTAAGTCACAAAGCCAGAAGTTTctagagaaactggaaaattaaAGTATTTCAAAGGCTTGAACTTCAGACTTGAGAAATCTCTACTCTCAGAAATGTTCAAATACTAACTATACTAGTCCTCATGGTATTGACTAAACTTGTcatgtaatgcttatttattcaatCTGTTCTTACGataaactaaatttttttcattttggtttctttattgGGATTCATTCAGCTTGTAGGCTGATAGATCACTTTC harbors:
- the PRG4 gene encoding proteoglycan 4 isoform X41, yielding MEWKILPMYLLLLSVFLIQQVSSQDLPSCAGRCGEGYSRDATCNCDYNCQHYMECCPDFKKVCTVELSCKGRCFESFARGRECDCDSECKKYGKCCSDYENFCGKVHNPPSPSSKTVPPAPGASQTIKSTTKRSPKSPNKKKTKKVIESEEITEEHSVSENQESSSSSSSSSSTIRKVKSSKNSAANKELKKKPKVKDNKKEKTPKKKPNPEPPVVDEDGSGLDNGDVKLTPTPDIPTAQRNKVTTPPEITTVKPTNPKPSLPPNSDTPKETSSTTSEETAVETKETPITNKQTSNREKETTSPKEKQSAEKTPAKDFIPTSKAPSTSTPKAETTTKSPAPTTTKKPVPTTPKKPAPTTKEPAPTTPKKPAPTTKEPAPTTPKKPAPTTKEPAPTTPKKPAPTTKEPGPTTPKKPAPTTKEPAPTTPKKPAPTTKEPAPTTPKKPAPTTKEPAPTTPKKPAPTTKEPAPTTPKKPAPTTKEPAPTTPKKPAPTTKEPTPTTPKKSAPTTPKEPASTTTKEPPPTAPTEPALTTPKEPTPTAPKEAAPTTPNKPAPTTTKEPAPTAPKEPAPTTPKEPAPTAPKEAAPTTPNKPAPTTTKEPAPTAPKEPAPTTPNKPAPTTTKEPAPTAPKEPAPTTPKEPAPMAPTEPAPTTPKEPVPTAPKEPAPSIPKEPAPTAPKEPAPSIPKEPAPMAPNKPAPTTPKEPAPTTPKEPAPTTPKEPAPTTPKEPAPTTPKEPAPTTPKEPAPTAPKEPAPSIPKEPAPTAPKEPAPSIPKEPAPTAPKEPAPSIPKEPAPTVPKETAPTTTKEPIPKLLKEPTPASLETPAPTNSEGSTTTTMEPPTTPKNPAESTPEFPKEPTPKALENSPKEPVIPVTKAPGVTTPEITTTAKDKTTEKDIHMTPGIMAAVPTSTPTEEKTTDSKTRTTTQVTSATSSKNTPQATTLAPKVMTTTKKATTSEETMNKPEETTAAPKDRANPKVSTPKSQKPTKAPKKPTSTKKPNTIPKGRKPKTTPTPPRMTTSTVPKLHPTSSTKIILQTTTSPNQTPNSEIVEVKPNKDGDAAGEKPHVILRPPVLTPIFIPGTDILVRGSNQDIAINSMLSDETNLCNGKPVDGLTALRNGTLVAFRGHYFWMLSPFSPPSPARKITEVWGIPSPIDTVFTRCNCEGKTFFFKDSQYWRFTNDIKDAGYPKQIVKGFGGLNGKIVAALSIAKYKERPESVYFFKRGGGIQQYIYKQEPVRKCTGRRPAINYSVYGETTQVRRRRFERAIGPSQTHTIRIRYSPVRVSYQDKGFLHNEVKMSLYWRGFPNVVTSAIALPNTRKPDGYDYYAFSKDQYYNIDEPSRTARVITTRSGRTLSNVWYNCP
- the PRG4 gene encoding proteoglycan 4 isoform X24; translated protein: MEWKILPMYLLLLSVFLIQQVSSQDLPSCAGRCGEGYSRDATCNCDYNCQHYMECCPDFKKVCTVELSCKGRCFESFARGRECDCDSECKKYGKCCSDYENFCGKVHNPPSPSSKTVPPAPGASQTIKSTTKRSPKSPNKKKTKKVIESEEITEEHSVSENQESSSSSSSSSSTIRKVKSSKNSAANKELKKKPKVKDNKKEKTPKKKPNPEPPVVDEDGSGLDNGDVKLTPTPDIPTAQRNKVTTPPEITTVKPTNPKPSLPPNSDTPKETSSTTSEETAVETKETPITNKQTSNREKETTSPKEKQSAEKTPAKDFIPTSKAPSTSTPKAETTTKSPAPTTTKKPVPTTPKKPAPTTKEPAPTTPKKPAPTTKEPAPTTPKKPAPTTKEPAPTTPKKPAPTTKEPGPTTPKKPAPTTKEPAPTTPKKPAPTTKEPAPTTPKKPAPTTKEPAPTTPKKPAPTTKEPAPTTPKKPAPTTKEPAPTTPKKPAPTTKEPTPTTPKKSAPTTPKEPASTTTKEPPPTAPTEPALTTPKEPTPTAPKEAAPTTPNKPAPTTTKEPAPTAPKEPAPTTPKEPAPTAPKEAAPTTPNKPAPTTTKEPAPTAPKEPAPTTPNKPAPTTTKEPAPTAPKEPAPTTPKEPAPMAPTEPAPTTPKEPVPTAPKEPAPSIPKEPAPTTPKEPAPTAPKEPAPSIPKEPAPMAPTEPTPTTPKEPAPTAPKEPAPTTPKEPAPTTPKEPAPTTPKEPAPTTPKEPAPTTPKEPAPTTPKEPAPTTPKEPAPTTPKEPAPTAPKEPAPSIPKEPAPTAPKEPAPSIPKEPAPTAPKEPAPSIPKEPAPTVPKETAPTTTKEPIPKLLKEPTPASLETPAPTNSEGSTTTTMEPPTTPKNPAESTPEFPKEPTPKALENSPKEPVIPVTKAPGVTTPEITTTAKDKTTEKDIHMTPGIMAAVPTSTPTEEKTTDSKTRTTTQVTSATSSKNTPQATTLAPKVMTTTKKATTSEETMNKPEETTAAPKDRANPKVSTPKSQKPTKAPKKPTSTKKPNTIPKGRKPKTTPTPPRMTTSTVPKLHPTSSTKIILQTTTSPNQTPNSEIVEVKPNKDGDAAGEKPHVILRPPVLTPIFIPGTDILVRGSNQDIAINSMLSDETNLCNGKPVDGLTALRNGTLVAFRGHYFWMLSPFSPPSPARKITEVWGIPSPIDTVFTRCNCEGKTFFFKDSQYWRFTNDIKDAGYPKQIVKGFGGLNGKIVAALSIAKYKERPESVYFFKRGGGIQQYIYKQEPVRKCTGRRPAINYSVYGETTQVRRRRFERAIGPSQTHTIRIRYSPVRVSYQDKGFLHNEVKMSLYWRGFPNVVTSAIALPNTRKPDGYDYYAFSKDQYYNIDEPSRTARVITTRSGRTLSNVWYNCP